The following proteins are co-located in the Triticum aestivum cultivar Chinese Spring chromosome 1A, IWGSC CS RefSeq v2.1, whole genome shotgun sequence genome:
- the LOC123048050 gene encoding NAD-dependent malic enzyme 59 kDa isoform, mitochondrial: protein MWRHAAARRSAQIRRLLSTSAPSSGAGSAVRGPCIVHKRGTDILHDPWYNKDTAFPLTERDRLGLRGLLPPRVMSFEQQYERFINSYHSLEHNTQGEPDSVVSLAKWRILNRLHDRNETLYYRVLIDNIKDFAPIIYTPTVGLVCENYSGLFRRPRGMYFSAKDKGEMMSMIYNWPAEKVDMIVVTDGSRILGLGDLGVQGIGIPIGKLDVYVAAAGINPQKVLPIMLDVGTNNEELLEDKLYLGLRQPRLEGEEYLAVVDEFMEAVHARWPKAIVQFEDFQMKWAFETLQRYRSRFCMFNDDVQGTAGVALAGLLGAVRAQGRPLADFTKQKIVVVGAGSAGIGVLNMAKHAMLRMPGTHKIGELGEGHNQFWVLDKDGLITKSRKDLDPAVARFARGYGPEEVEDLHEGASLVEVVKKVKPHVLLGLSGVGGIFNEEVLKAMKESDSPCPAIFAMSNPTTKAECTPEDVFKHVGENAVFASGSPFSNVTLSNGRKGYANQANNMYLFPGIGLGALLSGARHISDGMLHAAAECLASYITDDAIRKGILFPSISSIRHITARVGAAVARAAVDEDLAEGCPDLDPRDLRSMSESDTVDYVARKMWYPVYSPLVNDK from the exons ATGTGGCGCCATGCGGCGGCCAGGCGGTCGGCGCAGATCCGGCGGCTCCTGTCCACGTCCGCCCCCTCGTCGGGCGCCGGCTCCGCCGTGCGCGGCCCCTGCATCGTGCACAAGCGCGGCACCGACATCCTCCACGACCCCTGGTACAACAAG GACACGGCGTTCCCCCTCACGGAGCGGGACCGCCTCGGCCTCCGGGGCCTGCTCCCGCCGCGGGTAATGTCGTTCGAGCAGCAGTACGAGCGCTTCA TAAACTCGTACCATTCGCTGGAGCACAACACGCAGGGGGAGCCCGATTCCGTGGTCTCGCTGGCCAAGTGGAGGATCCTCAACAGGCTGCACGACCGGAACGAGACGTTGTACTACAGG GTGCTAATTGACAATATCAAGGATTTCGCGCCCATAATATACACCCCTACTGTCGGCTTGGTCTGCGAAAACTACAGCGGGCTGTTCAGGCGTCCCCGCGGGATGTACTTCAGTGCAAAGGATAAAGGGGAGATGATGTCGATGATTTACAACTGGCCAGCAGAGAAG GTTGACATGATAGTTGTGACTGACGGGAGTCGGATTCTAGGTTTAGGTGATCTTGGAGTTCAGGGCATAGGTATACCTATTGGTAAACTTGATGTTTATGTTGCAGCTGCTGGTATCAACCCACAGAAG GTTCTTCCAATAATGCTTGACGTGGGAACAAATAATGAAGAACTCCTTGAAGACAAGCTAT ATTTAGGATTGAGGCAACCTAGGTTGGAAGGAGAGGAATACTTAGCTGTTGTAGATGAGTTCATGGAAGCTGTTCATGCACGGTGGCCTAAAGCAATTGTACAG TTTGAAGACTTCCAAATGAAATGGGCATTTGAAACTCTTCAGAGGTATCGGAGCCGATTTTGCATGTTCAATGATGATGTGCAG GGGACAGCAGGAGTTGCTCTAGCTGGTCTACTTGGAGCTGTTAGAGCACAAGGTCGACCCCTCGCAGATTTTACTAAGCAGAAGATAGTTGTGGTGGGAGCTGGAAG TGCTGGGATAGGTGTGCTTAACATGGCTAAACATGCAATGTTAAGGATGCCAGGGACCCATAAAATTGGAGAACTGGGCGAAGGACACAATCAATTCTGGGTTCTGGACAAAGAT GGCCTTATTACCAAAAGTAGAAAGGATCTGGATCCAGCTGTTGCTCGTTTTGCTAGAGGTTATGGTCCTGAAGAGGTCGAAGATCTCCATGAGGGGGCTAGTCTTGTTGAAGTG GTCAAGAAAGTGAAGCCTCATGTCCTTTTAGGACTATCTGGAGTTGGCGGGATATTTAATGAGGAG GTTCTCAAGGCTATGAAAGAATCTGACTCCCCCTGCCCTGCAATTTTTGCAATGTCCAACCCAACAACTAAAG CTGAATGTACGCCTGAAGATGTATTCAAGCATGTTGGAGAAAATGCAGTATTTGCCAGTGGAAGCCCTTTCAGTAATGTTACTTTAA GCAATGGTAGAAAAGGCTATGCTAATCAAGCGAACAACATGTATCTGTTTCCTGG GATTGGTTTAGGAGCCCTTCTGTCAGGTGCTCGGCATATCTCGGATGGCATGCTCCATGCTGCAGCTGAGTG CCTTGCTTCATACATCACAGATGATGCGATTCGAAAAGGAATCCTCTTTCCTTCAATTTCAAG TATCAGGCACATCACCGCACGTGTCGGCGCTGCAGTCGCCCGTGCTGCTGTTGATGAAGATCTGGCCGAGGGATGCCCTGACTTGGATCCTCGGGACCTCAGGAGCATGTCAGAG TCGGATACGGTGGACTACGTGGCTCGGAAGATGTGGTACCCTGTTTACAGCCCACTTGTCAACGACAAATAG